A single genomic interval of Rhizophagus irregularis chromosome 15, complete sequence harbors:
- a CDS encoding uncharacterized protein (SECRETED:cutsite_IFG-QI; SECRETED:prob_0.6357); SECRETED:SignalP(1-22) yields MSKNILLFRLFVFLNCVFQIFGQISYDLPAGWFRDGDTQYYDIGVDYATFYEKAPSGFLKSHPNISSLNSDLHSTLAQGFIPKDYLGKQVRLTCFMKYSNVLSSIGLLLQVHSVNGGFDNTLNKNSIVNGSGDWTKFENVVNVPEDTSLISFGAILNDEGVVWLDKCNFEIVEPPDESVSFPFPKFEPNVNNNDFHNFLTYPINLDF; encoded by the exons ATGTCAAAaaatattcttctttttcGGCTATTTGTATTCCTAAACTGCGTTTTCCAAATTTTTGGTCAGATTTCTTATGATTTACCTG CGGGATGGTTTCGCGACGGAGATACACAATATTATGACATAGGAGTCGATTATGCGACATTTTATGAGAAAGct CCCAGTGGTTTTTTAAAATCACATCCAAATATTAGTAGTTTAAATTCAGATTTGCATAGTACTCTGGCGCAAGGGTTTATTCCTAAAGATTATTTAGGAAAACAAGTTCGATTGACATGTTTCATGAAATATAGT aatgTCTTATCATCGATAGGTTTGTTGTTACAAGTTCATAGCGTAAATGGCGGTTTTGATAATACGTTGAATAAAAACTCCATAGTCAATG GCTCTGGTGATTGgacaaaatttgaaaatgttgtAAATGTACCTGAAGACACTTCCTTAATTAGTTTTGGTGCTATACTAAATG aTGAAGGAGTTGTTTGGCTCGACAAATGCAATTTTGAAATAGTAGAACCACCGGATGAGTCAGTGTCTTTTCCCTTTCCCAAATTTGAAcctaatgttaataataatgattttcataattttcttaCTTATCCAATAAATCTTGATTTCTAA